The Streptomyces sp. B3I8 nucleotide sequence CGACGGGAGGACGTCCCTGTGACGACAAGTCCGATCGTGGAACGCGCGGTGGAAACCGCACCGCGGGGAACCGGCTCCGGTCCCGCCATGGACGCGCCGCTGTCGGCGGCGCAACGCCGGGTGTGGCTCCTGGAGCACCTCCGTCCCGACCTCGTCGAGTACAACATGGCGCAGGTCTTCAAACTGGACGGGCTGCTCGACGCGCACGCCCTCTCCGCCGCCCTCAGGCTGGTCGTGGAACGGCACACCATCCTGCGCTCCCGTGTGGTCCAGGACGCCACCGGCGGACCGCGGCTGCGTGTGGAACCGGCGTCGGCGGTACGGCTCCAGCGGACCGATCTGAGCTATCTGGCGGTCGGGCCGGCCTACGAGGAGGCGTACCGGCTGCGGGACGCTGACATCAACGGTCGGTTCGACCTGGCCGCCGGCCCCTGGCTGCGCGCCCGGCTGACAGAACTGCCGGAGAAGTGCTACCTGTTCACCGTGGTCGTGCACCACATCGCCGTGGACGCCACGTCCATGCAGATCTTCTGGCAGGAACTCTCCCAGGCCTACGCGGCGTTCACCGCGGGCAGCCGTCCGGAGCTGCCCGCGCTGCCGATCCAGTACGAGGACTACGCGAAGCTGGCGGCCCGGCAGCTGGAGACGCCCGAGGCGGCCGCCGAGGTCGAGTACTGGAAGCGGACCCTGACCGGGGCGACCCCGACCGAGTTGCGCGGCGACCGCGCCCGGCCCGCGGTCCGCAGCAGTGCGGGTGCCCGGGTCTCGTACGTGATCGACCCCGCGGTGGCCGACGGGGTGCGGGAGCTCGCGCAGAGGTATCGTGTCTCGCCGTTCATGGTGCTGTTCGCGGCCTTCGCCGCGCTGGTGTCACGGCACTCCGGCAGCCGGGACGTCACCATCGGCGTGCCGATGTCCGGCCGTACGCTCCAGGAGACCGAGGGCCTGATCGGGTTCTTCGTCAACACGGTGTTGCTCCGCACCGACCTGGAGGGCAACCCGACCTTCGCCGAGCTGCTGTCCCGGGTCCGGAACACCACCCTGGAGGCGTACGAGCATCAGGGCGTGCCGTTCGACGTGCTCGTGGACGAGCTGCGGCCTGAGCGTGACCTGAGCCGCAACCCGCTGTTCCAGCTGCTGTTCAACCTGGTCGAGGAGCAGGCCTCGCATCTGCGGCTGCCCCAGGTCTCGGCCGTGTCGCTGCCGGTCGAGGCGGACACCGCCCGCTTCGACCTGGACGTCACCGTGGTGACCCGGGACCGGCAGATGGAGGTGCTGATCGCCTATGCGACCGAGCTGTTCGAGGCCGGCACCGTAGCCCGGTTCGCCGATCACTACCGCCGCATCCTGGCGCACGCGGTCGAGCGGCCCGACATCCGGATCGGCGACCTCGCCCTGCTGGCGCCCGAGGAGGAGCGGCTGCTGCTGTCGGACTGGAACAACCCGGCCGACTCCGAGCCTCCACTGCTCCTGCCGGACCTGGTGGACCGGCACGCCGTCCTGACCCCGGACGCGGTCGCCGTGGAAGGGCTCGACGGCGCGCGGCTCACCTACGCCGAACTGGTGCGGCGGGCCTCAGCCCTGGCCGCCGTGCTGCGCGCGGAGGGTGCGGGCCGGGACGCCCCGGTGGGCGTGATGGTCGAGCGTTCCCCTGACCTGTTGGTGGCACTGCTGGCGGTCCTCAAGTCCGGCGCGGCCTATCTGCCCCTGGAGCCCGGCTATCCGCCGGAGCGGCTGGCGTACGTGCTGGCCGACAGCGGCGCCCGGCTGCTCCTGTGCCGCCCGGAGCTGGCGGCCCGGCTGGATCCGGCCCCGAACGTGCGGCTCATCGACGTGGGCCGGTCCGCGAAGGTGCCCGCCGAGCACGGGCCGACGGCACAGGTCCGTGCCGACGACCTGGCGTACGTGATCTACACGTCCGGCTCGACCGGCCGACCCAAGGGCGTGATGGTCCCGCACCGCGGCCTGGTGAACTTCGCCGCGGACTTCGGCCGTACCCTCGGCCTTTCCGCCGACGACGTGCTGTGCGCGGTGACCACCGTGGCGTTCGACGCGTCGGTGCTGGAACTCTTCGTGCCGCTCGTCCGGGGCGCCAAGGTGGTGCTGGTGGATCGGGAGACCTCCGCGGACGGCGCCGCCCTGGCCCGGGTCATGTCGGAGTCGGGGGCGACGGTCATGGCGGCGACGCCGGCCACCTGGCATCTGCTGCTGCTCAGCGGCTGGCAGGGCGGCGCCGTCCAGGCCGTCACCGGCGGCGAGGCGCTCTCCGCGCAACTCGCCCAGGAGCTGGCGCCGCGGGTGTCCCGGCTGTGGAACGCGTACGGCCCCACCGAGACCAGTGTCTACTCGACCGTTGAGCTGATCGCCCCCGAGGCTCCCGGGGAGCCGGTGTCGATCGGTCTGCCGATCGCCAACACCCAGGTGCACGTGGTGGACGACCGGATGCGGCTGATGCCGATCGGCGCCGTCGGCGAACTGGTCATCGGCGGCGCGGGTGTCACCCGCGGCTACGCCGGGCGGCCCGCCCTCACGGCGGAACGGTTCGTCCCGGACCCGTTCGGGGACGGCGGCCGGCTCTACCGCACCGGTGATCTGGCCCGCAGGCGGCCCGACGGCAGGCTGGAGTTCATCGGCCGGGAGGACACCCAGGTCAAGATCCGCGGCTACCGCATCGAGCTCGGCGAGATCGAGTCGGTTCTGCAGCGGTACCCCGCGGTGGACCGGGTCGCCGTGGTCACCACGGGCGAGGACATGGCACGGCGGGTCGTCGGTTACGTCTCCTGGCGGGACGAGCCCGACGAGCCCGGACTGCGCGCCTTCCTGCGGGAGCACCTGCCGCAGTACATGGTCCCGGCCGTGCTGGTGGGCATGGAGCGGATGCCGATGACGCCGAACGGCAAGGTGGACCGCAAGCAGTTGCCCGAGCCGGCCGCCGAGGCCGTCGCAGGCTCCGTCGCTCCCCGCGACTCGTTGGAGCTGCGGGTCACCTCGATCTGCGAGCGGGTCCTCGGCCGGTCCCCGGTGGGTGTGCGGGACGACTTCTTCGCCGCCGGCGGCAACTCGCTCAGCGCGTTCGAACTGGTCGAGGCGGTACGGCGGGAGCTCGGTGTGAGCGTGCCGCTCAGCACGTTCTTCCGGGCGCCCACCATCGAGGCGCTGTGCGGCGCGCTGCCCGGACTGACCGCGGTGTCCGAGCGACTGCTGGTCCCGCTGTCGACGGCCTCACCCGCCGGCCGCTCGCCGCTGTTCCTCGTCCATCCGCACGGCGGCGGTGTCAGCTCCTACATGGGCCTGGCGCGGGAGCTGGAGGGCGGTGTGGACCTGTACGGCGTCGAGGCGGTCGGCTACAACACGGACGCGGCGCCGCTGCGCACCGTCGAGGAGATCGCCGAGCGTTATCTCGCGGAGATGGCGGAACTGGCTCCCGAGGGCCCGGTGCTGCTGGGCGGCTGGTCGTTCGGTGGTGTGGTGGCGTTCGAGATGGCGGTGCGCCTGGAGCGGGCGGGCCTCGAGGTCGGCGCGCTGGTGTTGCTGGACTCGCCGGTGCCCGGCTCGGCGGACCTGGTCGGCGACGAGGACGTGCTGTCCCGGTTGGGGGCCGACGCCGGACTGTCGTCCGACGAGATGGACGAGCTCGACGACAGCGCGCTCATCGCCGCTCTGGTCCGCCATTCCCATCGACACGGACGTCTGCCGGACCGGATCGAGTCGACTGCCGTGCGCCGCATGGTCGAGGTCGCCCGTGCCAACGGGGAGGCCGCCGGCCGCTACCGGCCCGACGCGGTGGTCCACGCGGACGTCCACCTGCTCACCGTCTCCGAGTCCCACCCGACCCTGAAGAGTCCCGACGTCGATCCTGACGCCTGGCGGGCTTTGACCCGCGGCCGGGTCTCCACCGTCCCGGTGCCGGGCAACCACCACGACATGGTGCACCCGCCACACGTCGCTGAACTGGCCGCGCGGATCACCGAGATCGTCCGCCCGTATCAGGCCGCGGGCCGCCCTGCCGGTCGCGCGGACACCTGACCAGGTACGAAGCCGGCCCGGAGCGGGGCCCGCACGGCCTCGCTCTCCCGGTCCCCGCCGCCCACGCGGCGCAACGCGTGACCTCCGTTACCCGAACGTCCGAGGAGGCGTAGGTGAAGATCGACGTGCAAGGCCAGGACGTGCTGTCCGTACAGGGCACGCACGACCAGGTACAGATGAGGCCGGTGCCCCCGCACCTGGAGCACGGCGTGCTCATCGGCACCGGAACAGCCCCCAGCCACCACGGTGAACTGCTCCAGGGGGTGTTCGAGGACGACGGCAGGCTCCGCCGCGGTCTGGTGACGCTGCCCTGCCCGCTGTTCGCCAGCAACGCGACCGTGCGGCTGAGCCGTTGGGAGCCGGAACTCACGGTCACCCCGCGGTGGAAGACGAAGGCCCTCGACGCCGCCCGCACCACCCTGCAGGTGCTCGGCATGGGCGACTACGGCGGGGAGCTGGAGATGCGGGGCGATGTCGCCGTCGGCTGCGGCCTCGGCTCGTCGACCAGCGACGTGACCGCGGCGATCCTGGCGGTGCTGGCCGCGGCCGGCCGCAGCCTCGCGCCGGAGCGGATAGCCCGTATCGCGGTCGCCGCCGAGATGGCCACCGACCCCCTGATCTACTTCGACCGGATGCTGCTGTTCGCCCACCGCGAGGGTGCGGTCATCGAGGACTTCCACCGGCCGGTGCCGCCGCTCGAGGTGCTCGGCTTCTCCTCGACGAGCAAGGAGATCGACACCCTGGCGCTGCCGCGCGCCCGGTACAACGCCTGGGAGATCGAATGCTTCCGGGCGCTGCGCGGCCTGATGCGCCGGGCCGTGGCCCGGGGCGACCACCAGGAACTCGGCCGGGTCTCCACCGCGAGCGCCCGCATCAATCAGCGATTCCTGCCGGTGCCCCGTTTCGACCGAGTGCTGGAGATCGCCGAGGAAACCGAGGCACTGGGCGTGCAGGTGGCCCACAGCGGCACGGTCGCCGCCCTCCTGTTCGCACCCCACCAGCCGGAACTGGAACAGCGCACGGCGCTGGCTGCCCGCCGGCTCGCGGAACTGCGCATCACCGACCACTGGCGCTACACAGCCGGGAGCGAGACACATGTCCCGTACGCACACCAGTCGTAGGGCGTTCACGAGCGTGGTCGACGGCCACGTCCTGCCCAAGGTCATCCAGGTCGGGCCCAACGTGTACGGGGCCGCCTTCCATCTGATGAAGTTGCTGCCCGCGCAGTTCATGCTCACCAGTGCCATCGAGACCGGCGAGCTCACCGAGGGCACCACGGTCGTGGAGACCACGTCCGGCACCTTCGGGCTCGGTCTGGCGATGGTGTGCCGGCTCAAGGGCATCCCCCTGGTCCTCGTCGGCGACCCTGCGATCGAGCCGCCGCTGCGCCGTCGGCTGACGGCGCTCGGTGCCCAGGTGAGCATCGTCTCGGGTCCCGAACTGCGCACCCGCGGGGTGCAGCAGGCCCGTCTGGATCGGGTGGCCCGCATCCAGTCCCGGCTCGGCTCCTACTACACCCCCGGCCAATACGACAATCCGCTGAACCCGGTGTCGTACGGAGCGGTCGCCGAACTCCTGCTGGAGACCATGGGCACGTTCGACGCGCTGGTCTGTCCGGTCGGCTCGGGCGGATCCTCCTCCGGGATCGGCTCGTTCCTGCGGGCGCTGAACCCGCAGCTGAAGCTGATCGGGGTGGACACGCCCGGCAGCGTGCTCTTCGGCGCCCCGGCCGGCCCCCGACAGCTGCGCGGTCTCGGAAACGGGCTGGTACCGCCGGTCCTGGAGCACAAGCTGTTCGACGAGATCCACTGGCTGGACGCGGGGACAGCGTTCACCGCGACCCGGCGGCTGCACGCCGAGCACGCCCTGTACATGGGGCCGACCAGCGGCGCCGCTCACCACGTGGCCCGGTGGTACGCCGAACGGCATCCGGAGCTGCGGGTGATGGCGCTCTTCCCGGACGAGGGCCACCGCTACACCAACACCGTGCACAACGACGTGTGGCTGCGCCGCGGCGGCTTCCTGACACCGCCGCCTTCGGCGCCACGCACCCTGGACCACCCCGCCCAGACCGCCGGAAGCTGGTCCCGGTACTCCTGGCAGCGGCGCACCCGCGACGAGGTCGTCGCCCTCGCGGAAGGAGCGGTGATATGACCCGGGACGTGTTCGTCCTTGTCGAGAGCAACACCACCGGAACGGGCCGGCTTTTCCCCGCGGCGGCCCGTGCGCTCGGCCTGCACCCGGTGCTGCTGGCCGCCGACCCGTCCCGGTACGCGTCGGTCGGCGGCGCCGAGGTGGTCCGTACCGAGACCGACGACGTGCGGGCGGTGGTCGACGCCTGCCGCGGCCTGGCCGTCGGGCGGCGCGTCGCGGGCGTCGCCACCAGCTCCGACTACTACGTGGAGACGGCCGCCGCGGCGGCCGCCGCGCTCGGCCTGCCGGCCAACTCCCCCGCCGACCTGGCCGCGGTCCGCGACAAGGGCACGCAGCGGGCCCGGCTCGCCTCGGCCGGAGTGAGGGTGCCCCGGTTCACTGTGGCCGACACGGTCGAGGAGGTCCTGGCCGCAGCGGCGGAGATCGGCTACCCCGTGGTCGTCAAACCCGTCACCGGCAGCGGCAGCCTCGGCGTGCGGCTGTGCGCGGACCCCGAGCAGACGGCCCGACACGCCCGGGCCGTGCTCTTCCGCGAGTCCGACGAACGCGGCCGGCCGGTGCCGCGCCGGGTCACGGTCGAGGAGTTCGTGAGCGGCGGGGAGTACTCGGTCGAGGTCCTCGACGGCACCGCGGCCGGGATCACCGCCAAGCACCTCGGCGCACAGCCCCTGTTCGTCGAGACCGGGCACGACTTCCCCGCCGCCCTGGCCCCGGCCGTGCGGGAGGCGGTCACCAAGGCGGCCGAGGCGGCCGTACGGGCGCTCGGCATCGTCCTCGGCCCGGCCCACGTGGAGCTGCGCCTCGGCCCCGCGGGCCCGGTCCTGATCGAGGTCAACCCGCGGCTGGCGGGTGGTTGGATCCCCCGGCTGGTGCAGGAGGCCACCGGCACCGACCTGATCCTGGGGACGGTCGCCGCGTTCAGTGGACTCCCGTCCCCGGTGGCCGTGACCGCGGCAAGGGGAGCGGCGATCCGGTTCGTGGTACCGGCCGAGAGCGGCCGGCTGCGCCGTATCGACGGGGTGGCGCGGGCCTGCGCGGTACCCGGTGTGGTCGACGTGGAGACCTACCGGGAGCCGGGCACGGAGATCACCGTGAGCGGTGACTTCCGCGACCGGATCGGGCACGTGCTGGCCCGGGGCGCGACTGCCGCCGAGGCGGCCGCCGCCGCCGAGGAGGGCGTGGGCCGCATCACCCCGTCCCTGGTGGTCCGTCGGGAGGGGGTGCCGGCATGACGGATTCAGGCCGCCTGCGCAACGCCGCGTCCCCCGAGATCCGCCGCATGCTCCTGGAGCGGCGGGAACCGCCAAGGCCCCCCTGGAAGGCCGAACTCGACCGGATCACCCATGTCGACCTCGCCCACGTCGTGATGCTCGCCGAGCGCCGGATCGTCGGGGCCGGGACCGCCTCCACCCTGCTCGCGGCCATCACCGAACTGCGCGAGCGAGACTACGAGGCCCTGGAGGCCTTGCCCGCCCCGCGCGGCCTCTACCTGGCCTACGAGTCCTATCTGATTGATCTTCTCGGCGAGGAGACGGGCGGTGTCCTGCAAACCGGCCGCTCCCGCAACGACCTCGGCGTCACCTGCCTCCACCTGGCGCTGCGCGAGCCGTACCGGCGGCTGTCGGAGGAGCTGGCCGAACTGGGCCGGGTGCTGCTGGAGCGCGCCCATGAGTACCGCGAGGTGCTGATGCCCGCCTACACCCACTTCCAGGCGGCCGTGCCGGTCACCTACGGCCACTACCTGCTCGGGCTGGCGCAGGCCTTCGAGCGGGACGCCCGCGCCCTGGCCCAGGCCGGGGAACTGCTGAAGCGGTGCCCGCTGGGCGCCGGGTCGATCGGCGGGACGACCGTGCCGATCAACCCGGGGCGCACGGCCGACCTCCTCGGTTTCGGCGAGCCGGTGCGCAACTCGGTGGACGCCATCGCCAGTCGGGACACCGCGCTGCGGCTGCTGTCGACGGCCGTGGTCCTCGGCGTCACCCTCGACCGGGCCGCCCTTGACCTGTTGATGTGGTCCAGCGCGGAGTTCGGGCTGCTGACGATCCCGGACGGGCTGGTCGGATCCAGCTCGATGATGCCGCAGAAACGCAACGCGTTCGTCCTGGAGCACGTGCAGGGGAAGTCGGCCGCCGCCCTCGGCGGGCTGATGGGCGCGGCGAGCGCGATGCGGGGTACTCCGTTCACCAACTCCATCGCGGTCGGCACCGAGGCGATGACCCATGTGATGCCGGCGCTGGACGCGACGATCGACGCGGTGAAGATCCTGCGGCTGGCCTACGACGGGGCCCGGCCCGTACCCCGGGCCATGGCGGACCGGGCGACGGCGGGGCTGACCCACGCGACCGCCACCGCCGAACAGCTGGTGCGCCAGGGGGTGCCGTTCCGACGGGCCCACTACCAGGTCGGGGAGGCCGCGCTCGCCGTCGCGGAGGGACGGTCCTCCTCCCTCGGCGCGGCCCTGGTGGCGAACGGCCGGCTGCCGGCCGGCGAGTCCGCCGGCCTCAGGCCGGAGGCCGTGTGGTGGGCGGCGGAGTTCGGAGGCGGCCCCGGCCCGGCCTCGTTCCGCCGCTGCCACGAACCGCTCGCCTTGCGCTGGGAGGAGCATCGCGCCCGGCCGGCCAAGGAGGCCGCCTGCTGGGGCGACGCCGACGAGCGCCTGTGGGACGCCGTGGCCCAGGTGCACAGCAGGACGCGGGGCACCGCCGCGGTCGCCGCACCCGATTCCGAGGAGGACTTTTCATGACGAGCACTGACCGCGACGCCGCCCGGGCGCCCGTCGTCGAACTGCGCAGCGACACCTTCACCCTGCCGACACCCCGGATGCTGGCGGAGATGACCAGGGCTCCACTTGGTGACGACGTGTACGGAGAGGATCCCACCGCGCGTCAGCTGGAGGAGCTGGCCGCCCGGCTGGTGGGCATGGAGGACGCCTGCTTCATGCCCAGCGGCACCATGGGCAACCTGGCGGCTCTGCTGGCCCACTGCCCGCGCGGCACCAAGGCCCTCGCGGGAGCCGAGTCCGACATCTACGTCTACGAGGCCGGCGGGGCCTCCTACTGCGGCGGCGTGATCGTCGAGCCGGTGCCCAACCGGACCGACGGCACCATGGCGCTCGCGGACATCGAGGCCGGCTTCCCGGAGGATTCCGATGACCCGCAGTTCGCGCTGCCCGCCGTGCTCTGCGTGGAGAACCCGCAGAACCGCTGTGGGGGGCGGGTGCTGCCGCTGGAGTATCTGGCGGAGGTCCGGGCGCTGGCCCGCTCCCGCGGCGTGGCGGTCCATCTGGACGGGGCCCGTCTCTTCAACGCCGCGCTCGCTCTCGGCGTGCCGGTGCACGTCATCGCCGGTTACGCGGACTCGGTGCAGTTCTGTCTGTCCAAGGGGCTGTCCGCGCCGGTCGGCTCAATGGTCGCGGGCAGCGCCGAGTTCGTCCGGTCGGTCCGGCGCATCCGCAAGATGCTCGGCGGCGGAATGCGGCAGGCCGGGGTCCTGGCCGCGGCCGGGCTGGTCGCGCTGCGCGAGATGACACTGCGGCTCGGCGACGACCACGCCACCGCGCGCCGGCTGGCTGAGGGACTGGCCGCGCTGCCTGGGGTGGTGGTGGAGCCGGTCGAGACCAACATGGTCTTCTTCCGGGTCGACGCCCCCGGTCTGCCCCAGGCCCGGTTCATCGAACGGGCCTGGGAGGAGGGCGTACGCCTCGCCGAGCTGGGCCATGGCCGGATCCGGGCCGTCACCCACGCGGGGGTGGACGATGCCGACGTCGACCGCGCCCTGGCGGTCTTCCGAGAGCTCCTGCTGCCGCGGACCGTCGCCGCCTGACCCCGTCCCCGACACCGACCGTCACCTGCCGACGGCCTGCTTCCTGTGGGCTGTTCAGGTCCCGTCCGTACCACCGCGACCACCCGCTTCACCCGCTCCACCCGTTCGAACCCGTCCCTGAAACCGTTCCACCACACGATCGGAGAACCGTCATGCAGCAGAACTCCCAGCAGTGGCTCGTCGTCGTCAACGACGAGGAGCAGTACTCCGTCTGGACCGCCGACCGGGACATCCCGCAGGGCTGGCGCGCGGTCGGGGTCAGCGGTCCGAAGGAGGACTGCCTCGACCACATCGAGCGCACCTGGACCGACATGCGCCCGCTGAGCCTGCGCTCCACCGCCGCCTGACACCGGTACGGGGGTGCCGGCGGACCTCGGTCCGCCGGCACCCCCGTACCGCGCCCGACCATCACAGCTACGACTCCGTGGACTTCTTCGTGAGCCCCGGTGCCCGGCCCGAGCCGGACCGACGAGTGGCCGTGGACTGTGACCCGCCGGATGCCACCGGCGGGTCACAGTCCACGGCCACTCGTCAGCTCTCGCCCACCGCCACCGTGTGGACGCGGTCCTCGGGCGCGACGCGGTGCACCACCGTCGCGCCCCAGCGCCGGGGGTCTCGGCGCGCCTCGGGGTACAGATGGCGGACGTGGTTGAGCACCGAGAAACGGGGCTCCTCACCGCCGGGGCTCTCCGGCCGTACCAGGCCGTACGTCACCAGGGTGAAGACGATGACGGCGGCCTCGGCACCGGAGGTCCCGACGGCCTTGGCCGCTTCGGCCACCGACCAGCTGCGGTGGTCGCGGGCGACGGTGGCGAGGAAGGACACCCCTGCCGGGCTGAGCCGGCCCAGGGTGCGGCGCAGGCGGACCATCAGGTGGCGTGAGGGTTCGGCGGTCATGGGCGGCGCGGTCAGGGCGAACGGGCTGCGTTTCACTTCGTCCAGCAGCTCCGCCAACGCCCGCACCACAGTCCAGCGGCCGGCGAACTCCAGCGCCCGGGGCAGTCCGTCGAGGCTCCGGCACAGTTCGGCGACGACCGCCGCATCAAAGTCGTCGAGCCGGAACAGGGGGTTGCCTGCGCGGATGTGCTCGCACAGCAGTCGTACGGACGGCACCTGGGCCAACAGTTCCGGGACCGACTCGGCGCCAGGGGCGGGCACCGGCAGCGGGGCGAGGCGCAGGATCTGCTCGCCGGACACCCCGCACGGCGCACAGGCGGTGACCAGGATGCGCAGCTGCGGGTGGGCGCGTATCAACGCGCCGAGCCGGTCGGCGCCGTCCGCGGGCTCGACGTCGTCCAGCACCAGGACGGTCGTCTCCCGCGGTAGACGGTCTGCCAGTTCATCAACCGGTATCCCCTCGCCGCGCGCCCGCCACAGCGCCCGGGTGCCGTTGGCCGCGGCCCGGCGCACGGCCTCGGCGGCCAGGTGTGACTTCCCGACTCCTCCTACGCCGACGACGGACACCAGCCGTCCGCCCGGTCGTACCAACAGGTCGATGAGGGCGGTGAGTTCGGCGTCCCGGCCGATCAGCGGCCCCCGGGCGAGCCACGGCACGGGGACGCAGTCGTATTCATCGCGGTGGTCGGCGGTGCCGGGCCGGCGCCGGACCGCGTCCAGCAGTGCCTCACGCTGGGCGGAGCCGAGCCGCAGTCCGTCTGCCAGCAGCCGGACCGTGTCCGGCCGGGGGGACAGGACCTTGCCCTGCTCCAGGTTGCGTATGGCGCGCACGCTCACGGTGGTGAGGTCCGCGAGTTGCCGCTGGGTGAGTCCGGCACGCTGGCGGTGGTCCCTCAGTCGGAGGCCGAGGTCCTGCCGAGTTCGGATGTCGTTCATGACTTGCTCCGGTGGGCCGTTACGAGGTGCTGGTGGAGCCGGTGGGCGGGACGCCGTCCGAACTGGTCGCCCGGTGCCGTTACCCGGTGTCGTGCGGAACATCGCCGGTGGCTGCCGGGTGCTCCCCGGACGCGGCCGGGGCGGGGCACTCGCGGTGTCTTCCGCGTCGGCGCCCGCCCCCGGCCGTCGCGTCGTCAGCTCCAGGGGTTGGTGTCGTCCGTGGAGGAGCCGTCGTCGGCCAGTACGCTCACCGTCCGCTGCGGGTGCGTCGCGGTCTCGGCCGCTACCGCGCCCAGGAGGACGGCGGCCGCGGTGATGATGACGACGGTGGCCCTCACGGGCTTCACGACCGGTGCGAGACTGCTGTTCATGGTGGTTTCCTTCCTCTCCTCCAGCTTTCTGCCGGGCTTCTGGAAGGAAAGTTAGGGAGCGCTGCAATCACGCCACTTTGCCGCCGCTATCCCTCGTGGATAGCCGCCGTGGCCTGCGGGTTCTCGCTTCCGCAGCTATCAGGCCGGGGTTCTCGGCGGCCGCGTGGGAGGGTACGGCAGCCTGTGCGGCGTACGTCGCCTCCCGGACCTGCGTTCCCCTCACGGCGGCTCGCCGGCTTTTCACCGGGGGTTCCGGTCGATCGCCAGTGCGGACGCCGTGGTGGATTCACGAGCCGCGCGTCAGAGCCCCGGCGACCACACGGACGGCAGCCGCGGTCCGGAGCGGCCGCCGGTGGCGTAGCACTGGCGGCGCGGCCAGTCGACGATCGTGGCCTGTTCCGGCACAAGGGCCCGCAGCGGGTCCTCGGTGGCCTTCGGGGCATTGCGCACGGAGGGCCGGGGCCTGGCCGGAGCAGGGCGTCGGGAACCGGGCCAGTTCGCTCTTCCGGCCGACGAAGAGGCGCGGGGATGTCTCTTCTCGGCCGCGGGCGGGAGCGTCGGGGTCCGGCCGCCGGGGCGCCCGAGCGCTGTACGGGTTCATGTGATGACCGGTACCTCTGGTCAGGACCCCTTCCTGGGCACGCGTACGGCTACGGAGTCCGCGTCATCGGCTCTCGGCGGCGCCGTCGGTGGTTATCCGAGCGAGCAGTCCGGTGGCCCGGCCTTCCTCCTCGGCCATGCCGAGCCGGCCGAACACCTCCAGAGCGTCGGTGAGCAGCACGCCGGCCTTCGCGGTGTCGTCGTCGCGCA carries:
- a CDS encoding GntG family PLP-dependent aldolase, with protein sequence MTSTDRDAARAPVVELRSDTFTLPTPRMLAEMTRAPLGDDVYGEDPTARQLEELAARLVGMEDACFMPSGTMGNLAALLAHCPRGTKALAGAESDIYVYEAGGASYCGGVIVEPVPNRTDGTMALADIEAGFPEDSDDPQFALPAVLCVENPQNRCGGRVLPLEYLAEVRALARSRGVAVHLDGARLFNAALALGVPVHVIAGYADSVQFCLSKGLSAPVGSMVAGSAEFVRSVRRIRKMLGGGMRQAGVLAAAGLVALREMTLRLGDDHATARRLAEGLAALPGVVVEPVETNMVFFRVDAPGLPQARFIERAWEEGVRLAELGHGRIRAVTHAGVDDADVDRALAVFRELLLPRTVAA
- a CDS encoding helix-turn-helix domain-containing protein, which codes for MNDIRTRQDLGLRLRDHRQRAGLTQRQLADLTTVSVRAIRNLEQGKVLSPRPDTVRLLADGLRLGSAQREALLDAVRRRPGTADHRDEYDCVPVPWLARGPLIGRDAELTALIDLLVRPGGRLVSVVGVGGVGKSHLAAEAVRRAAANGTRALWRARGEGIPVDELADRLPRETTVLVLDDVEPADGADRLGALIRAHPQLRILVTACAPCGVSGEQILRLAPLPVPAPGAESVPELLAQVPSVRLLCEHIRAGNPLFRLDDFDAAVVAELCRSLDGLPRALEFAGRWTVVRALAELLDEVKRSPFALTAPPMTAEPSRHLMVRLRRTLGRLSPAGVSFLATVARDHRSWSVAEAAKAVGTSGAEAAVIVFTLVTYGLVRPESPGGEEPRFSVLNHVRHLYPEARRDPRRWGATVVHRVAPEDRVHTVAVGES
- a CDS encoding MbtH family protein gives rise to the protein MQQNSQQWLVVVNDEEQYSVWTADRDIPQGWRAVGVSGPKEDCLDHIERTWTDMRPLSLRSTAA
- a CDS encoding argininosuccinate lyase, with protein sequence MTDSGRLRNAASPEIRRMLLERREPPRPPWKAELDRITHVDLAHVVMLAERRIVGAGTASTLLAAITELRERDYEALEALPAPRGLYLAYESYLIDLLGEETGGVLQTGRSRNDLGVTCLHLALREPYRRLSEELAELGRVLLERAHEYREVLMPAYTHFQAAVPVTYGHYLLGLAQAFERDARALAQAGELLKRCPLGAGSIGGTTVPINPGRTADLLGFGEPVRNSVDAIASRDTALRLLSTAVVLGVTLDRAALDLLMWSSAEFGLLTIPDGLVGSSSMMPQKRNAFVLEHVQGKSAAALGGLMGAASAMRGTPFTNSIAVGTEAMTHVMPALDATIDAVKILRLAYDGARPVPRAMADRATAGLTHATATAEQLVRQGVPFRRAHYQVGEAALAVAEGRSSSLGAALVANGRLPAGESAGLRPEAVWWAAEFGGGPGPASFRRCHEPLALRWEEHRARPAKEAACWGDADERLWDAVAQVHSRTRGTAAVAAPDSEEDFS